The bacterium DNA window CGATGGAAAGCTTTGTGTTCAGCATTACTTCCTCCTGGAAGCCGGATTAGTAGTAACCCACTTTTTGTAATTCTTTAAGAATCTTTCAGTATCTTCCTTTAGTTGGCTCGATGCTATGACACGAACTGTATCATGGCAATGGCGTAAACTGTCAGCAACAAGGCTGTTTTTGGGATAACCGGGTTCCTCTAAAATCAATATCATTCTTGCCAATAACCTACCATATCCAGCTTTGGGCTTCGCACACACTGCGCCGCAAATGTAGTGCATGAGGGCGTCCGGTTCTGTTCCATCAAGAGAAACGATAAGCAGTGAGGCGCTAGATGCTCGGCGGATGCTTGTAATGTTAGAGTCAGAAATCACTTCATATTTTAAGCCTTCTTTCTTTGCAAGATTTACAAACTGATCTTGTGCATGCTTATTCCAATTGAGTTCGCGCAGCCAGACGCTTAACGCGGGAATTGGGTGAGGCTGGCGTGGCAGACGCGTGAATTCCGGATCCGAGAGATGAGTCGCGATACTGGACATAAGTCCCATTAAGCCGATCTGGTCTCGGTAATGACCAACCTGTGTTGCACCTAACCACTCTGGAAGCGTAGAAAGATCCGCAGGGCCAGAAACCACAGGTATGATGTGCTTGCCAAGCCCATAAGCAAAGCCAAGTTCAAATAAAACATCCGGTCGCGTTCCGGTCACGTCTCCTACGACTACCTTGGAAGCGCTTATTCTTTCTCGAATAACTTTGGCCCACAATGCTCCGGCTGGTACTTTCCCGTCTACGACTTTGACAGAAGAGAGATCTGGACGAGACCGAACAGACTCCTCAAATTCACGTCGAAAACGTTTACTCTCTTCAAACGTCATTCGATAAGCAACAAAGAGAGTTGGTGGCTTTCGAGGGCCAAGAGTTTGCTGCAAAACTTCATTCTCCTTGCGCGTGAGATGGATAGATTCAAGCGATGCATGATCCCAAAATGAACTCTGTCTGTGCCAAAGCAAAATAGGTGGAATTTCTAACTCGGTCGGTCGTAGGCCAGGAACCCAACGGTGGCTTTCTGGCATGCATAAAGCTCCCGACCGAAGAGCCATCTCTATGAAACGGCTAAGAGGATTGTGAGTATCAAAAAGGCCTTCTGGAGGTCGTTGTTTGATCGAAATCATAACAGGCCCTGTGATGCGACCATAGCGCTTCAGTGCTTCCTCTCGAAGCTCATTTATCATCTGACGGAAATTCGGATGATACTTCTGCAAACTTTTTTGCGAGGCTACAAGTTGATTTTCCCGCAGGTCATCAAGCGAGGATTTAAGTTCATCGTTTCTCTGTTGTACGGGAACCGAAAGATATCGTGCTGTGAGTTCTAAGGACGTTTTCAAAGAGTCACGCGAAATTGTTAATATTAAGCTTTTGATGTTTTCTGGGAGTGTCGAGAAGTTTTTACATTGAGCTTGCACTGCTGCTTCTACAAATTTTATCCACTCTTGGGACCGGGGGAAGACACCAAGATGAACAATTGCATAGTGATCACCCGCCACCACCGAATCGGCTACCGCAACTGTGTGGCCTGGCCTCATTGCAACCAGAGCAATATACCTATTGGACTGATCAAGAAGTTCAAGAACAGGCATAAGGGAAGGAGCCAATACCATATCTGCCCTGTCCAGCAACAAAAGAAGGGCACCCTTCACTTTTTCGGATTGCTCGCCTAGCTCCGATACATACGCTGGCAAGGCACCTAGTTCTGAAATCCCTTCAAACACTTCCAGCGGAGCTTTCGCAACATCAAATCTTGCAGCTGCAATCCATTCAGCGCCTACAACAGTTTTTGGCCGAAACTGTTGAGGCAAGCATCCGGCAAGGGCTTCAGAGGAGGGAATAACATTTTTCTTTAAGAGGCGATCAGTAATACTTAGAGCTAAAAGAGCCGTGGCTTTTCCAATTATGAGCGGTTCAATCGCGGTCGGGATGTCGAATGCAAGGGCCCCCAACCCTGTCTGTTTCGTAATGCTCGCAAACTCAGTAGCTAAAGATATATGAGCAGCAATACCATCATGCACATGCTTCTGGTAGCGAAGAAGGGTTGTCTTTCCCGCGCCCCGAGAACCAATTACTAATGCGCTACGGTAGAATTTCGTTGGGATTTCTGGGGGAGGTTGAAAAATGTCTTGGACTCGTTCGTCAGGGATTTTCTCTCCCTCTACCCATGGAGGAGTGATCTCGGGCATTGAATCTGATACCAATTGTACATTGATTTGTCAGCCTAAGCATAATAATTGTCTAATGGCCTTCTTGGGGGTTGTTATTCTTTTTTTCTTGAAAACGTATTTGGGATCTACAATGTATTCAAAACTTCCCGTAGGGTTTCGCAGATCATGGCCCGGCACTTCACGCCTTTCATCCGGGCATAGACGGCGTTATTGGTAGGCACGTTTCCCTCCGCAATGATTTCCAAAACCACTTTGGTCAATTCCTCCCTGAACTGACTTTTTAATTGTTCAGAATGTAACTTTTGGTGTTGTCGATGGTTTGAAGCTATCGTTTTGACAATCGATGGGAACCTGTAACTAAGACTGTCTGGACGGCATTGAAAACGGTTAGCAATCGCCGACACTGACGGCGGTGGATATTCCTCCAAAACCCTCAGGAGTTCATCAATCGATACCAACTTCGATGAAAAGTAGCGTTTCCGTCTCTCAACTATGGCGCGGCTAAGATGTGGAAATCGATTCTCCAGTGTCGTTATGTAAACTCCCAATCGTTTTGAAATCGCAAACAGCGCCGGAGGCGGATCGGTCTTTAAAGCCTGTTTCAGTTCATGCTCAATCGATTCTAGGTTGCGTTTTCTGTATGCTTTGGATTTTTCCGTCAACTCTGAAACCAATTCGGGAAAACGCCTTAACAGTGCGGCTCTTGAGGACGTGAGCGTCCGACAAACATAGCTGAAGCTAGGTGGAGGAATTT harbors:
- a CDS encoding nucleoside 2-deoxyribosyltransferase, whose amino-acid sequence is MPEITPPWVEGEKIPDERVQDIFQPPPEIPTKFYRSALVIGSRGAGKTTLLRYQKHVHDGIAAHISLATEFASITKQTGLGALAFDIPTAIEPLIIGKATALLALSITDRLLKKNVIPSSEALAGCLPQQFRPKTVVGAEWIAAARFDVAKAPLEVFEGISELGALPAYVSELGEQSEKVKGALLLLLDRADMVLAPSLMPVLELLDQSNRYIALVAMRPGHTVAVADSVVAGDHYAIVHLGVFPRSQEWIKFVEAAVQAQCKNFSTLPENIKSLILTISRDSLKTSLELTARYLSVPVQQRNDELKSSLDDLRENQLVASQKSLQKYHPNFRQMINELREEALKRYGRITGPVMISIKQRPPEGLFDTHNPLSRFIEMALRSGALCMPESHRWVPGLRPTELEIPPILLWHRQSSFWDHASLESIHLTRKENEVLQQTLGPRKPPTLFVAYRMTFEESKRFRREFEESVRSRPDLSSVKVVDGKVPAGALWAKVIRERISASKVVVGDVTGTRPDVLFELGFAYGLGKHIIPVVSGPADLSTLPEWLGATQVGHYRDQIGLMGLMSSIATHLSDPEFTRLPRQPHPIPALSVWLRELNWNKHAQDQFVNLAKKEGLKYEVISDSNITSIRRASSASLLIVSLDGTEPDALMHYICGAVCAKPKAGYGRLLARMILILEEPGYPKNSLVADSLRHCHDTVRVIASSQLKEDTERFLKNYKKWVTTNPASRRK